A window of the Lactobacillus gasseri ATCC 33323 = JCM 1131 genome harbors these coding sequences:
- a CDS encoding DHH family phosphoesterase, giving the protein MKGFLRKLELPEFVKDTRLTASLIIVLVLSLLGAIIGMLISPLFGLAMVLLFILTVIFAVYGIYVLAGNTNNYAANLSYRIKRGEQEAMIKMPLGIMLYDKDRQIQWINPYLQMYLHDKDIIGSSISSVDKELAKYIDDAIKSNSKQNKIIKWGDRKFEMVVQDDLGVVYLLDITRYANIEEKYKQERLAIGLIFIDNYDELSQAMGDQNLTNMSSYVQTTLSKYAGQFNSYLKRIDEDHFILLTHMHDLAKMEDNKFSILDKVRTESSRKNMPLTLSIGIAFGSESLNEIADQAQSNLDLALGRGGDQVVVKQSGHEARFYGGKSNPMEKRTRVRARMVSQALVELFKGVDHVFVQGHRNPDLDAIGSAIGIVKIARIHGVKASVVVDVDHVNYDVGRLIAKMQAAGIDKDVFISPKDALEAATDESLLVLTDHSKYSITYDPELYKRLKNRLIIIDHHRRGEEFPENPMLVYIEPYASSTCELVTEMIEYQPQGGEGVLTDLEASAMLAGITVDSKEFSLRTGTRTFDAASYLRSIGADTQVVSELLKENIDNYLQRSHLVSTIDMIEPNMALLMGEDNKIYDPIITAQAADTALSLEHVDASFALTRRSKDVIGISARSMGNVNVQVIMEKLGGGGHLSNAATQIKGVTVEEAKDKLLAAINEYLKENE; this is encoded by the coding sequence ATGAAAGGCTTTTTACGCAAATTAGAATTGCCTGAATTTGTTAAAGATACGCGTTTAACAGCATCATTGATTATTGTCCTAGTCTTATCCTTATTGGGAGCTATTATTGGGATGCTAATTAGTCCGTTATTTGGACTAGCAATGGTGCTACTGTTTATCTTGACGGTTATTTTTGCAGTATATGGCATTTATGTTCTAGCTGGTAATACAAACAACTATGCTGCTAATCTTTCATATCGTATCAAGCGCGGTGAACAAGAGGCAATGATCAAAATGCCACTTGGAATTATGCTTTACGATAAGGACCGACAGATTCAATGGATTAATCCATATCTACAGATGTATCTGCATGATAAAGATATTATTGGCTCTTCGATCTCTTCAGTTGATAAAGAATTAGCCAAATACATTGATGATGCTATTAAGTCTAATAGTAAGCAAAATAAAATTATCAAATGGGGCGACCGAAAGTTTGAGATGGTCGTCCAGGATGATTTAGGTGTGGTTTATTTACTTGATATTACGCGTTACGCAAATATTGAAGAAAAGTATAAACAAGAAAGATTGGCAATTGGCTTAATATTTATTGATAACTATGATGAATTAAGCCAAGCAATGGGCGATCAAAACTTAACAAATATGAGTTCATACGTTCAAACTACCCTGAGCAAGTATGCAGGTCAATTTAATTCATATCTTAAGCGTATAGATGAAGATCACTTTATTTTGTTAACGCATATGCACGATTTAGCCAAGATGGAAGATAATAAGTTTTCTATTTTGGATAAGGTTAGAACTGAATCAAGTAGAAAGAATATGCCGTTGACCCTATCAATTGGGATTGCTTTTGGATCTGAAAGCTTAAATGAGATTGCTGACCAAGCACAATCTAATCTAGATTTAGCCTTAGGACGTGGGGGCGACCAAGTTGTTGTAAAACAATCAGGTCATGAAGCCCGCTTTTATGGTGGAAAATCTAATCCAATGGAAAAACGTACGCGAGTAAGAGCTCGAATGGTTTCTCAAGCTTTGGTAGAATTATTTAAAGGCGTTGATCACGTCTTTGTTCAAGGACATCGAAATCCAGACTTAGATGCTATCGGTTCAGCGATTGGAATTGTTAAAATTGCTAGAATTCATGGTGTAAAAGCTAGCGTCGTAGTAGATGTTGACCATGTCAATTATGATGTAGGACGCTTAATCGCTAAAATGCAAGCTGCTGGAATTGATAAGGATGTATTTATTTCACCTAAAGATGCTCTTGAAGCAGCAACGGATGAGTCACTTTTAGTTTTAACAGATCATTCTAAGTACAGTATTACTTATGATCCTGAACTTTATAAGCGCTTAAAGAATCGTTTAATCATTATTGACCATCACCGTCGGGGGGAAGAATTCCCGGAAAACCCAATGCTCGTATATATTGAACCATATGCGTCCTCAACGTGTGAGCTAGTAACAGAAATGATTGAATACCAACCGCAAGGTGGCGAGGGAGTCTTAACTGACTTAGAAGCTTCAGCAATGCTAGCTGGTATTACGGTTGATTCAAAAGAATTCTCCTTGAGAACAGGGACTAGAACTTTTGATGCTGCAAGTTACTTGCGATCAATTGGAGCAGATACTCAGGTCGTATCTGAGCTTTTGAAGGAAAATATTGATAATTACTTGCAAAGAAGTCATTTAGTTTCTACTATTGACATGATTGAACCAAATATGGCGCTCTTAATGGGAGAAGATAATAAGATCTATGATCCAATTATTACTGCTCAGGCTGCAGATACTGCTTTATCTCTTGAGCATGTAGATGCCAGTTTTGCATTAACTAGACGCAGTAAAGATGTAATTGGAATTTCGGCCCGTTCAATGGGAAATGTTAACGTTCAAGTAATTATGGAGAAGCTAGGTGGCGGTGGTCACTTGTCTAATGCAGCAACTCAAATTAAGGGCGTAACAGTTGAAGAAGCTAAAGATAAGTTGCTTGCTGCAATTAATGAATATCTTAAAGAAAATGAATAG
- the rplI gene encoding 50S ribosomal protein L9: MKVIFIKDMKGKGKRGEVKNVPDGYAQNFLIKNGYAKEATSSNLNTLKRVQKAEKDAYEAEKAAAEDIKKKLEDDKTIVNFKSKAGTDSRLFGSISSKKIVEGLEKQYGIKVDKRKLELPEPIKSLGYTNVPVKLFKGVEAVIRVHITEQD; the protein is encoded by the coding sequence ATGAAGGTTATTTTTATTAAAGACATGAAGGGTAAAGGTAAGCGTGGAGAAGTTAAGAACGTACCCGATGGCTACGCTCAGAATTTTTTGATTAAAAATGGTTATGCAAAAGAAGCTACTAGCTCCAACTTAAATACCTTAAAACGTGTTCAAAAGGCAGAAAAAGATGCTTACGAAGCAGAAAAAGCAGCAGCTGAGGATATTAAGAAAAAACTTGAAGATGACAAGACTATCGTAAACTTTAAGTCTAAAGCTGGCACTGACTCTCGTTTATTCGGCTCTATTTCAAGTAAGAAGATTGTTGAAGGACTTGAAAAGCAATATGGTATTAAAGTCGACAAGCGTAAATTGGAGCTTCCAGAGCCAATTAAATCTTTAGGATACACAAATGTACCTGTTAAGCTATTTAAAGGCGTAGAAGCAGTAATTCGCGTTCACATTACGGAGCAAGACTAA
- the dnaB gene encoding replicative DNA helicase, whose protein sequence is MDNVVSQQIPHDSEAEKAVLGAVFLDPEAIIDASDILQPDDFYEHANRIVFQAMLNISDREEVIDPVTLQDELKKNNQVDDIGGIAYVTELSMATPTAAHLTYYAKIVKRKAILRNLISTSQRIIQNAIEGSDDVTDILDDAESQIMGVSQDNASGGFKSIHDVLNTTMEEINSIPDDGNTVTGLPSGFSELDKMTTGFHDDELIILAARPGVGKTAFALNVAQFVGLKTDKTVAMFSLEMGAEQLVQRMLASEGLIDSQHLRTGQLTDEEWRKLVVAAGSLDNTSIYIDDTPGIKMSEIRAKARRLAKEKGNLGLIVIDYLQLIEGPRSESRQQEVSAISRQLKKLAKELHIPVIALSQLSRSVEQRQDKRPVLSDIRESGSIEQDADIVAFLYRDDYYRDERDEDDEGEVEAEEDNGEVEVIIEKNRSGTRGTVKLMFSKPYNRFSNLDYTHNEA, encoded by the coding sequence ATGGATAATGTTGTTTCTCAACAAATTCCCCATGATAGTGAAGCAGAGAAGGCGGTCCTAGGGGCCGTCTTTTTAGATCCAGAAGCCATTATTGATGCTTCAGATATATTACAACCTGATGATTTCTATGAGCACGCAAATAGAATTGTTTTTCAGGCGATGCTTAATATTTCTGATCGTGAGGAAGTAATTGACCCAGTAACTCTGCAGGATGAGTTAAAGAAAAATAATCAGGTAGATGATATTGGTGGGATTGCATATGTAACGGAATTGTCAATGGCAACGCCAACAGCAGCCCACCTTACTTATTACGCTAAGATTGTAAAACGTAAGGCAATTCTCAGAAATCTAATTTCTACTAGTCAAAGAATTATTCAAAATGCCATTGAGGGTTCTGATGATGTAACTGATATCTTAGATGACGCTGAAAGCCAAATAATGGGCGTCTCACAGGATAATGCTAGTGGTGGGTTTAAGTCTATTCATGATGTCTTAAACACAACTATGGAGGAGATTAACTCTATTCCTGATGATGGAAATACAGTTACGGGTTTGCCGTCAGGATTTTCTGAATTAGATAAGATGACTACTGGTTTTCACGATGATGAGTTGATTATCTTAGCTGCTCGTCCTGGTGTTGGTAAAACTGCCTTTGCTTTAAACGTAGCGCAATTTGTAGGCCTAAAAACTGATAAAACTGTTGCTATGTTTTCACTAGAAATGGGAGCTGAACAGCTAGTTCAAAGAATGCTGGCTTCAGAAGGCTTGATTGATTCACAACACCTTAGAACTGGTCAATTAACTGATGAAGAATGGCGCAAATTAGTTGTTGCGGCAGGTTCTTTAGACAATACAAGTATCTATATAGATGACACGCCTGGAATTAAGATGAGTGAAATTCGGGCTAAAGCACGTAGATTAGCTAAAGAAAAGGGAAACTTAGGGTTAATTGTAATCGACTACTTGCAGTTAATTGAAGGACCACGTAGTGAATCGCGTCAGCAAGAAGTTTCTGCAATTTCGCGGCAATTAAAGAAGTTAGCCAAAGAACTACATATTCCAGTTATCGCTTTATCACAGCTTTCTCGTTCGGTTGAACAACGTCAAGATAAGCGACCGGTCTTATCTGATATTCGTGAATCCGGTTCTATTGAACAGGATGCTGATATTGTTGCCTTTCTTTATCGTGATGACTATTACCGCGATGAACGGGATGAAGATGATGAGGGTGAAGTTGAGGCGGAAGAAGATAATGGCGAAGTAGAAGTAATTATCGAAAAGAACCGTTCTGGTACACGCGGAACAGTTAAATTGATGTTCTCCAAGCCATACAATCGTTTTTCAAATCTTGACTATACTCATAATGAGGCTTAA
- a CDS encoding ROK family protein translates to MVEGKYVGSIEAGGTKFILAVQDTESGEVVAKKRIPTTDAKETLAKSVEFFKEHPVSALGIGTFGPIDINSNSRTFGYILDTPKRGWSGTNVKGTFEKELGIPVVMTTDVNASCYGEYIARGRDNSKTYFYVTIGTGIGAGAVQAGKFIGLNNHPEMGHMLVTPYPGDNYTGKCPFHGNKCVEGMAAGPSLEGRTGIPGEKLPRDHKVFTYVSYYVAQLLFNAYMTMRPDVMVVGGSVLNDQDLVQVRGFFKEFNNNYVATPDVDELIVRPAVADNGSATLGDFELAKEALKNK, encoded by the coding sequence ATGGTAGAAGGTAAATATGTAGGTAGTATTGAAGCCGGTGGTACTAAATTTATCTTGGCAGTTCAAGATACAGAAAGCGGCGAAGTTGTAGCAAAGAAGAGAATCCCAACAACTGATGCAAAAGAAACTTTAGCAAAAAGTGTTGAGTTTTTTAAAGAACATCCAGTATCTGCTTTAGGAATCGGAACTTTTGGTCCAATTGATATCAATTCAAATTCAAGAACATTTGGTTACATCTTAGATACGCCTAAGCGTGGCTGGTCTGGAACAAATGTTAAAGGCACTTTTGAAAAAGAATTGGGTATTCCAGTTGTAATGACTACCGATGTTAATGCATCTTGCTACGGTGAATATATTGCGCGTGGCAGAGATAATTCTAAGACTTACTTTTATGTAACAATCGGAACAGGAATTGGTGCTGGTGCAGTTCAAGCCGGGAAGTTTATTGGTCTAAATAATCATCCAGAAATGGGACATATGTTAGTAACTCCTTATCCAGGCGATAACTATACTGGAAAATGTCCATTCCATGGTAATAAATGTGTTGAAGGGATGGCAGCGGGTCCTTCACTCGAGGGAAGGACCGGCATTCCGGGTGAGAAATTACCTAGAGACCATAAAGTATTTACTTATGTGTCTTACTATGTAGCACAATTATTGTTTAATGCTTATATGACTATGCGTCCTGATGTAATGGTTGTTGGTGGATCAGTTTTAAATGATCAGGATCTGGTACAAGTTCGCGGATTCTTTAAAGAGTTCAACAATAACTATGTAGCAACTCCAGATGTTGATGAATTAATTGTTCGTCCAGCCGTTGCAGATAATGGCTCTGCAACTTTAGGTGATTTTGAATTAGCTAAAGAAGCTTTAAAGAATAAGTAA
- a CDS encoding Mbeg1-like protein: MGKVLDYVRWRGDLTLDREPFNSLDAGLFAAFAYLPFDSSVKGHTLEAATKRLIQRKTLIHSDKLEAELVNLSDRYKNMHFLDWSHLSQKKPPVQFTAMTIELDSKTILVAYRGTDGSMVGLNEDVDMSYQPEIFGQSVAADYLDKMAKAYPDKKIYTVGHSKGGNFAAYALYAASPRLQDRVIKAYSFDGPGFMKEMYNQIEFRRVIPKMMTYVPEGSIFGMMLDHPERVIVVKSRMKHLMKQHNPLHWEVARNSFVMAPGLSNASRIIRSTFISWNTKIPREKREAFWLAFFTALESQKITEASQLTTNKIRGAIQFSHAYLALDPDARLIANEIISDITATARQYINLPFLSHNEHLKPLGNDSSKGPIVDDSYDGS; this comes from the coding sequence TTGGGTAAAGTACTTGATTATGTTCGCTGGCGGGGTGATCTAACATTAGATCGGGAACCATTCAACAGTTTAGATGCAGGTCTTTTCGCTGCTTTTGCTTACCTTCCTTTTGATTCCAGTGTTAAAGGTCATACGCTTGAGGCAGCTACAAAACGCTTAATACAAAGGAAAACCTTAATTCACTCAGATAAATTAGAGGCAGAACTAGTAAATTTAAGCGACCGCTATAAAAATATGCACTTTCTCGACTGGTCGCACCTTTCTCAAAAAAAGCCCCCCGTCCAATTCACTGCAATGACAATTGAATTAGATTCAAAAACTATTCTGGTGGCTTACCGTGGAACTGACGGATCGATGGTAGGACTGAACGAAGACGTCGATATGAGTTATCAGCCAGAAATCTTTGGTCAAAGTGTAGCAGCAGATTATCTAGATAAAATGGCTAAAGCTTACCCTGATAAGAAAATCTACACAGTAGGCCACTCAAAAGGTGGAAATTTCGCCGCTTATGCACTTTATGCAGCTTCCCCTCGCCTTCAAGACAGAGTCATTAAGGCTTATAGTTTCGATGGACCTGGTTTTATGAAAGAAATGTATAACCAGATTGAATTTCGACGCGTAATTCCAAAAATGATGACTTATGTTCCTGAAGGATCAATTTTTGGAATGATGCTTGACCACCCAGAACGTGTTATCGTAGTTAAAAGTAGAATGAAGCACTTAATGAAGCAGCATAATCCTTTACATTGGGAAGTAGCGCGAAATAGCTTCGTAATGGCACCAGGTTTAAGCAACGCAAGCAGAATTATTAGAAGTACCTTTATTTCTTGGAATACCAAGATTCCACGTGAAAAGCGCGAAGCTTTTTGGTTAGCCTTCTTTACTGCATTAGAATCTCAAAAAATTACTGAGGCTAGTCAACTAACAACTAATAAAATTCGTGGTGCAATTCAATTTAGCCATGCCTATCTTGCCCTTGATCCTGACGCACGCTTAATTGCTAACGAGATTATCTCTGACATTACAGCAACTGCTCGTCAGTACATTAACCTTCCTTTTCTTAGCCATAATGAACACTTAAAGCCACTAGGCAATGACTCAAGCAAAGGTCCAATTGTTGATGATTCCTACGATGGCAGTTAA
- a CDS encoding MgtC/SapB family protein — protein MVGLTSLSTELDWLLRILVAALCGTAIGYERATQRKSAGIRTHMVVAVASALFMLVSKYGFFDLLSLHDISLDPSRIAAQIVTGISFIGAGTILVRREQISGLTTAAGVWATAAIGMAVGAGMYVIGIVSTVFLFIIQIIFHDDTFINFIILHVRFNVQIEANNRPDVLNELKKELALNEVEQISIKIIDVTSEHIVVNVDGVIKNRKDENDIILALEKDQNIRRINSTHGAK, from the coding sequence ATGGTAGGTTTAACATCACTTTCAACTGAATTAGATTGGTTACTACGAATTTTAGTTGCCGCTCTTTGCGGAACAGCAATCGGCTATGAACGTGCCACTCAAAGAAAAAGCGCAGGCATTAGAACTCACATGGTTGTTGCCGTCGCCTCTGCTCTATTTATGCTAGTTTCTAAATATGGCTTCTTTGACTTATTATCACTACATGATATTTCACTTGATCCATCAAGAATTGCAGCTCAAATTGTAACTGGAATTTCCTTTATTGGTGCCGGTACAATCCTAGTTAGACGAGAACAGATTTCTGGTTTAACTACTGCAGCTGGTGTTTGGGCAACTGCTGCTATCGGTATGGCAGTGGGTGCTGGAATGTATGTCATCGGAATTGTCAGCACAGTCTTTTTATTCATTATCCAAATTATTTTTCATGATGATACATTTATTAATTTTATTATTCTTCATGTTCGCTTTAACGTTCAAATTGAAGCCAATAACCGTCCCGACGTTCTCAATGAATTGAAAAAAGAACTAGCTTTAAACGAAGTTGAACAAATTTCTATTAAAATTATTGATGTAACTTCCGAACACATTGTTGTTAATGTAGATGGCGTCATCAAGAATAGAAAAGATGAAAATGACATCATCCTAGCTCTTGAAAAAGACCAAAATATTCGCCGAATTAATTCTACTCACGGAGCAAAATAA
- a CDS encoding HAD family hydrolase yields the protein MIKTILFDVDGTIVDIQKVVLSTFKEVIKEYLNTNVNINDLAFALGIPGRDAIKHFTKNKVLINKMAKSWSEKASNRVDEDTLFNNIPETIKSLSQKGITLGIVTSKTKQEYINEVGHFGLDDYFDVIVTASDTKNHKPNPEPLNFAISKLGVDRTETLYVGDTKYDMLTANAAKVKFALANWGAHEELPEADYQLNNPINLEEIVKR from the coding sequence ATGATTAAGACAATTTTATTCGATGTAGATGGCACTATTGTTGATATACAAAAGGTTGTTCTTTCCACATTCAAAGAGGTTATTAAAGAATATTTAAATACAAATGTTAATATTAACGATTTAGCCTTTGCATTGGGAATTCCTGGAAGAGATGCCATTAAGCATTTTACTAAGAATAAAGTATTGATCAATAAAATGGCTAAAAGTTGGTCTGAAAAAGCTAGTAACCGAGTTGATGAAGATACATTATTTAATAATATCCCCGAAACTATCAAATCTCTATCTCAAAAGGGAATTACTTTAGGAATTGTTACTTCAAAAACTAAACAAGAATATATTAATGAAGTCGGTCACTTTGGACTAGATGATTATTTCGATGTAATTGTTACTGCAAGTGATACTAAGAATCATAAACCTAATCCTGAGCCATTAAATTTCGCAATAAGTAAACTTGGTGTAGATCGTACTGAAACGCTTTATGTAGGTGATACCAAATATGATATGTTAACTGCTAACGCCGCTAAAGTGAAATTTGCTTTAGCCAATTGGGGAGCACATGAAGAACTTCCTGAAGCAGATTATCAATTAAATAACCCAATTAATTTAGAAGAAATAGTTAAAAGATAA
- a CDS encoding helix-turn-helix transcriptional regulator, protein MNRVKEYRKQKGLSQMALAKRIDVARQTINLIENDKYNPSLDLCLKLAHELDTDLNTLFWDGDV, encoded by the coding sequence ATGAACAGAGTTAAAGAATATCGAAAGCAAAAAGGCTTATCACAGATGGCATTAGCTAAAAGGATAGATGTTGCTAGGCAAACAATAAATTTAATTGAAAATGATAAATATAATCCTTCATTAGATTTATGTTTGAAGTTAGCGCATGAGTTAGATACAGATTTAAATACATTATTCTGGGATGGAGATGTTTAA
- a CDS encoding DUF3278 domain-containing protein, which produces MKAKETRFEKYMKFWYGISGPLDEQKRQVMNRIGNRAFFIFFLGMDAAFLISLVLISFYGANVAYIFLSGSFFVMLMIVSFYVMFQSKKFKLTDNEIEKNEVSNAKKSAWIRGMMSGLFFGIMMLILNFLTSYGDGSWTWIEIPSSIIGGLFFGIVMSLVWVHRIKVVKDED; this is translated from the coding sequence ATGAAAGCAAAAGAAACTAGATTCGAAAAATATATGAAATTTTGGTACGGAATTTCTGGTCCACTTGATGAGCAGAAGCGTCAAGTTATGAATCGAATTGGGAATAGGGCATTTTTTATTTTCTTTTTAGGGATGGATGCAGCATTCTTAATTTCTCTGGTTTTAATTTCTTTCTATGGAGCAAACGTTGCATACATTTTTCTTAGCGGTAGTTTTTTTGTAATGCTAATGATTGTTAGTTTTTATGTAATGTTTCAATCCAAGAAATTTAAATTAACGGATAATGAGATAGAAAAAAATGAAGTCTCTAATGCTAAAAAGTCTGCTTGGATAAGAGGAATGATGTCAGGTTTATTTTTTGGAATTATGATGTTGATCCTAAATTTTCTGACTAGCTACGGTGATGGTTCTTGGACCTGGATTGAGATTCCTTCTAGTATAATTGGGGGTCTATTCTTTGGTATTGTTATGTCATTAGTTTGGGTTCACAGAATTAAAGTAGTAAAAGACGAAGATTAA